The genomic region TTTGCGAGGGGTAGCGCGCTCAAGGGACAAGTTTAATGCCACTCACCCGTGGCCGAATCGGGGGATATGATTCCGAACGACTGGCGTTTGGATTCACCATGATGAACGGCGACCAGGAAATCGAATGCCAGATCAGCGACGCCGCGCTGGACGAGCTGGCCGGCACGCGCGGAACGGCGAGCATGGCGCGGCAAGCCCAGTTCGTTGCGCTGCGCGACGCGGTCGAGCAGATCGCATCCGACATCTATGACAGCGGCCCGATGGTCAAGGGCGCAACGATCCGGATCTTCACCAAGCACATCCCGAAAGAGCAGAGCTAGCGACCGAATTCCTCCGTGCGCGCGGCTCGCCACAACGTCCAGAGCGTGCGCAGGCGCGAGACCGGCTTCGGCAGGAACGGGTCGTAGTCCTCCCTCCTCGCCCGGTTCAGCTCGCGCCTGACGCAAGCGAGCGGCAGAAAGATCGGCCTCACGCCGGACGGGACATCCGCAAGCAGTCCGAATGCGGTCTTGAGATGACCCTGGGCCGCGTCC from Bradyrhizobium elkanii USDA 76 harbors:
- a CDS encoding DUF1488 family protein → MPLTRGRIGGYDSERLAFGFTMMNGDQEIECQISDAALDELAGTRGTASMARQAQFVALRDAVEQIASDIYDSGPMVKGATIRIFTKHIPKEQS